In Pseudomonas nunensis, a single window of DNA contains:
- a CDS encoding helix-turn-helix domain-containing protein, translating into MELKQAFGTALKARRLERKLTQEDFSDVSSRTYLSTLERGKKCPTLEKVVELASVLQVHPLTLIAESFLALEPDQTLEALLEVVQREAQQA; encoded by the coding sequence ATGGAACTGAAACAGGCCTTTGGGACGGCGTTAAAAGCGCGGCGGCTGGAGCGTAAGCTGACGCAAGAAGATTTTTCCGACGTGAGCAGCCGAACTTACCTCAGCACCCTGGAGCGGGGAAAGAAATGCCCCACACTTGAGAAGGTAGTGGAGTTGGCTTCTGTCCTGCAGGTTCATCCGCTAACGTTGATCGCTGAAAGCTTCCTGGCCCTTGAGCCAGACCAGACGCTGGAGGCATTGCTGGAGGTCGTCCAGCGTGAAGCGCAACAGGCCTGA
- a CDS encoding TniB family NTP-binding protein, producing MDDHIAEYRRGLMALPDVARTIALYEDVWVPYAKWNSIRNAVETVLRMPPKNQALCLLISGVSGMGKSAMVDRLNRHYGLKVGVNAPCMVSMELKADVNFKNFKKQLFSTLTAGMSLSDNNMTDELMLGAVRALNIRAIGIDEINNLTLTTRSDVSRSLAHLKTMGGSPFHLSVIALGSDRAQNALASEKSLLRRFDIFTLDRWVENAEFRSWLAGYEATLPLRNLSNLTAEKEIQFILECTKGNTDGIVKLIQRAAAWSIVEGTEAVNLEMLKLGWATMPPVSK from the coding sequence ATGGATGATCACATTGCCGAGTATCGTAGAGGGTTGATGGCACTGCCAGACGTAGCTCGTACGATTGCACTGTACGAAGACGTGTGGGTGCCCTATGCAAAGTGGAACAGTATTCGCAACGCGGTAGAAACTGTTTTAAGAATGCCGCCCAAAAATCAGGCTTTGTGTTTGTTGATTTCGGGAGTTTCCGGGATGGGCAAGAGCGCCATGGTCGACCGATTGAATCGTCATTATGGACTGAAAGTTGGCGTTAATGCCCCCTGTATGGTCTCGATGGAGCTTAAGGCGGATGTCAATTTTAAAAATTTCAAAAAGCAATTGTTCTCGACGCTGACCGCGGGCATGAGCTTGTCCGATAACAATATGACCGATGAGTTAATGCTGGGGGCAGTAAGAGCCCTTAATATTCGTGCCATTGGAATTGATGAAATAAATAACCTAACCCTGACCACGCGCTCAGATGTTAGTAGAAGCTTGGCGCATCTAAAAACGATGGGAGGAAGTCCTTTTCATCTTTCGGTGATAGCCTTAGGGAGTGACCGAGCGCAAAATGCCTTAGCCTCGGAAAAGTCACTACTACGCCGGTTTGACATTTTTACATTGGATCGCTGGGTTGAAAATGCAGAGTTTCGATCTTGGCTAGCAGGATATGAGGCAACACTCCCACTCCGAAATCTATCGAACTTGACCGCAGAAAAGGAAATTCAGTTTATTTTGGAGTGCACCAAGGGAAATACCGATGGAATCGTTAAGCTCATTCAGCGAGCAGCGGCGTGGTCGATCGTTGAAGGAACAGAGGCTGTTAACCTTGAAATGCTAAAACTCGGATGGGCTACGATGCCCCCCGTATCGAAGTGA